From one Trifolium pratense cultivar HEN17-A07 linkage group LG1, ARS_RC_1.1, whole genome shotgun sequence genomic stretch:
- the LOC123916771 gene encoding delta(8)-fatty-acid desaturase 1-like, producing the protein MAQTEPLPKPTYISLQQLQKHNKRGDAWISIDGKIYDVSKWSNHHPGGELPLLNLAGQDVTDAFLAFHPPTAYKHLDNFFTGHYLRDYAVSEVSRDYRSLFSELTKMGLFEDKGHGVLFLLSLISVMFCFSVYGVLFSDSKVVHVLCGGLMGFLWIQSGWIGHDSGHYTVMKDKKWNRFVQILSGNVLAGISIEWWKWNHNAHHIACNSLDFDPDLQHLPFFVVSSKFFTSLTSCFYGRKMNFDSFARFLVSYQHWSYYPVMCFARLNLFAQSFFLLLSNRKVPNRKMELLGLLLFWTWYPLLVSCLPNWGERVLFVIASFSVTGIQHVQFTLNHFSASVYVGPPTAHDWFEKQASGTLDVKCSSWMDWFHGGLQFQVEHHLFPRLPRCNLRKISPLVKDLCKKHNLPYTCVSFWKANVLTIQTLRNAALQARDLTKPVPRNLVWEAVNTHG; encoded by the coding sequence ATGGCACAAACTGAACCGTTACCAAAACCAACCTACATTTCGTTACAACAACTTCAAAAACACAACAAACGTGGCGACGCATGGATCTCCATCGACGGCAAGATCTACGACGTTTCCAAATGGTCCAACCACCATCCCGGCGGCGAACTTCCTCTCTTAAACCTCGCCGGCCAAGATGTCACTGACGCATTCCTAGCTTTTCATCCACCCACTGCTTACAAACATCTTGACAATTTTTTCACCGGCCATTATCTCCGTGACTACGCTGTCTCCGAGGTTTCCCGTGATTACCGGAGTCTTTTCTCTGAACTCACTAAAATGGGTTTGTTTGAAGATAAAGGACATGGTGTTTTGTTCTTACTTTCGTTAATCTCTGTTATGTTCTGTTTCAGTGTTTATGGTGTTCTGTTTTCCGACAGTAAAGTTGTTCATGTTCTTTGTGGTGGGTTAATGGGTTTTTTATGGATTCAAAGTGGTTGGATTGGTCATGATTCTGGTCATTATACGGTTATGAAGGACAAAAAATGGAACCGTTTTGTTCAGATTCTTTCTGGTAATGTTCTTGCTGGTATAAGCATTGAATGGTGGAAATGGAATCATAATGCTCATCATATTGCTTGTAATAGTCTTGATTTTGATCCTGATCTTCAACATTTACCTTTTTTCGTCGTGTCTTCGAAGTTTTTTACTTCACTCACTTCTTGTTTTTATGgtagaaaaatgaattttgattcATTTGCTAGGTTTTTAGTTAGTTATCAACATTGGAGTTATTATCCTGTTATGTGTTTTGCTAGGTTGAATTTGTTTGCTCAatcttttttcttgttgttgTCTAATAGAAAAGTGCCTAATAGAAAAATGGAACTTTTAGGGTTACTTTTGTTTTGGACTTGGTACCCTTTGTTGGTTTCTTGTTTACCTAATTGGGGTGAAAGGGTTTTGTTTGTGATTGCTAGTTTTTCTGTTACTGGTATTCAACATGTTCAATTCACTTTGAATCATTTTTCGGCTAGTGTTTATGTCGGTCCACCGACGGCTCATGATTGGTTTGAGAAACAAGCTAGTGGGACTCTTGATGTTAAGTGTTCTTCTTGGATGGATTGGTTTCATGGTGGTTTGCAGTTTCAGGTTGAACATCATTTGTTTCCGCGGCTTCCGAGGTGTAATTTGAGGAAGATATCGCCTTTGGTTAAGGATCTGTGCAAAAAACATAATCTTCCTTATACTTGTGTGTCTTTCTGGAAGGCTAATGTGCTTACGATTCAGACGTTGAGGAATGCTGCTTTGCAGGCTCGGGATCTTACTAAACCGGTTCCGAGAAATTTAGTTTGGGAAGCTGTTAATACTCATGGTTAA
- the LOC123916781 gene encoding uncharacterized protein LOC123916781 isoform X2, with the protein MTMMSLSWSLVSIANKKQQQLRRFKITIHRLFGFAFLCSISFFLFSPKIPRSPNYHQFADMRNLLGVPNTLNVITNFPFLVVGVLGLILALEGGFFTISSQAEISTWILFYAGILGVAFGSVYYHMKPDNNRVLWDTLPMMVAYSSLFSSLVVERIGQRIGLGCMCALLFAAFTCIVYERIYDDIRLCLMFQLILPLAIAAVAYMYPSNYTHSTYWFSSIGIYLLAKLEAVSDKKLYRANNYVISGHSLEHVCLALIPFLLSVMLICRERKFKRLGDLKDQL; encoded by the exons ATGACAATGATGAGTTTGAGTTGGAGTTTGGTTTCAAttgcaaacaaaaaacaacaacaactcaGAAGATTCAAGATAACAATTCATCGTCTTTTCGGATTTGCATTTCTATGTTCtatctctttctttctcttttctccCAAAATTCCACGCTCTCCCAATTACCACCAATTTGCTGACATGCGCAATCTTCTTG GAGTCCCTAACACATTGAATGTGATCACAAATTTTCCATTTTTAGTTGTGGGTGTTCTTGGATTGATTCTTGCTCTTGAAGGAGGGTTTTTTACTATAAG ttCTCAAGCAGAGATATCGACTTGGATACTATTCTATGCTGGAATTTTAGGGGTGGCTTTTGGTTCTGTTTATTACCATATGAAGCCTGATAACAATAGGGTCTTATGGGACACTTTGCCG ATGATGGTGGCATATTCCTCACTTTTCTCTAGTTTGGTTGTTGAGAGAATTGGCCagcggattgggttgggttgtaTGTGTGCCCTCCTTTTTGCAGCCTTTACTTGTATAGTTTATGAAAG AATTTATGATGATATTCGACTCTGCTTGATGTTCCAGTTAATTCTTCCTTTAGCTATTGCTGCAGTAGCGTATATGTATCCCTCCAATTATACTCACTCGACATATTGGTTTTCATCGATAG GTATTTATCTGCTAGCAAAACTTGAAGCTGTTTCTGATAAGAAACTCTACCGCGCAAATAACTACGTTATCAGCGGGCACTCTTTGGAACACGTGTGCTTAGCGCTTATCCCATTTTTACTTAGTGTTATGCTCATCTGCAGGGAACGCAAATTCAAAAG ATTAGGAGATCTTAAAGATCAACTTTGA
- the LOC123916781 gene encoding uncharacterized protein LOC123916781 isoform X1, which yields MTMMSLSWSLVSIANKKQQQLRRFKITIHRLFGFAFLCSISFFLFSPKIPRSPNYHQFADMRNLLGVPNTLNVITNFPFLVVGVLGLILALEGGFFTISSQAEISTWILFYAGILGVAFGSVYYHMKPDNNRVLWDTLPMMVAYSSLFSSLVVERIGQRIGLGCMCALLFAAFTCIVYERIYDDIRLCLMFQLILPLAIAAVAYMYPSNYTHSTYWFSSIGIYLLAKLEAVSDKKLYRANNYVISGHSLEHVCLALIPFLLSVMLICRERKFKRYLMMIRRS from the exons ATGACAATGATGAGTTTGAGTTGGAGTTTGGTTTCAAttgcaaacaaaaaacaacaacaactcaGAAGATTCAAGATAACAATTCATCGTCTTTTCGGATTTGCATTTCTATGTTCtatctctttctttctcttttctccCAAAATTCCACGCTCTCCCAATTACCACCAATTTGCTGACATGCGCAATCTTCTTG GAGTCCCTAACACATTGAATGTGATCACAAATTTTCCATTTTTAGTTGTGGGTGTTCTTGGATTGATTCTTGCTCTTGAAGGAGGGTTTTTTACTATAAG ttCTCAAGCAGAGATATCGACTTGGATACTATTCTATGCTGGAATTTTAGGGGTGGCTTTTGGTTCTGTTTATTACCATATGAAGCCTGATAACAATAGGGTCTTATGGGACACTTTGCCG ATGATGGTGGCATATTCCTCACTTTTCTCTAGTTTGGTTGTTGAGAGAATTGGCCagcggattgggttgggttgtaTGTGTGCCCTCCTTTTTGCAGCCTTTACTTGTATAGTTTATGAAAG AATTTATGATGATATTCGACTCTGCTTGATGTTCCAGTTAATTCTTCCTTTAGCTATTGCTGCAGTAGCGTATATGTATCCCTCCAATTATACTCACTCGACATATTGGTTTTCATCGATAG GTATTTATCTGCTAGCAAAACTTGAAGCTGTTTCTGATAAGAAACTCTACCGCGCAAATAACTACGTTATCAGCGGGCACTCTTTGGAACACGTGTGCTTAGCGCTTATCCCATTTTTACTTAGTGTTATGCTCATCTGCAGGGAACGCAAATTCAAAAGGTATTTGATGATG ATTAGGAGATCTTAA
- the LOC123916792 gene encoding pathogen-associated molecular patterns-induced protein A70-like → MLEQSLSASSPTFWAALYSWFTPTIFFLLLQLVIATIYITSTLANATHKQHQQQDPNFPQTHLHNHQNQLFRSPSVLQRLKSINFYSYPAYSRSQHEQEQPQQHQTYENETQIPQLARSPSVLQRLKSINLYSYFPSQPFTSKLENTNVFTHETQHVEVRKTEGKTEEETEEDDVLGYIRDNLGGNNEEEGNVSLEEVFMKLQGQGGNFARTHSDTMPDSGEVPVKLSRKMKKSASSKSAFGHFKEDDIVEKRRPATVKEAKVVPTVDEDELVDSKADDFINKFKQQLKLQRIDSIMRYKDMVNKGSSK, encoded by the coding sequence atgtTGGAACAATCATTATCAGCCTCATCACCAACATTCTGGGCTGCTCTCTACAGCTGGTTCACTCCCACCATCTTCTTCCTTCTCCTCCAACTTGTCATTGCTACCATTTACATCACTTCAACCCTTGCCAATGCCACCCACAAACAACACCAACAACAAGATCCTAACTTTCCACAAACCCATCTTCATAATCATCAAAACCAACTCTTTAGATCTCCTTCTGTTTTACAAAGACTCAAATCCATCAACTTTTACTCTTACCCTGCTTATAGTAGATCCCAACATGAACAAGAACAACCTCAACAACATCAAACCTACGAAAATGAAACACAAATCCCACAACTTGCTAGATCTCCTTCTGTTTTGCAAAGGCTCAAATCTATAAACCTTTATAGTTACTTTCCTTCTCAACCCTTCACTTCAAAACTCGAAAACACCAACGTTTTCACTCATGAAACTCAACATGTGGAGGTTAGAAAAACAGAGGGAAAAACAGAGGAAGAAACAGAGGAAGATGATGTTTTGGGATATATTAGAGACAACCTAGGAGGAAACAACGAAGAAGAGGGTAATGTTTCTTTAGAAGAAGTTTTCATGAAATTGCAGGGACAAGGTGGTAATTTTGCAAGGACACATTCGGATACTATGCCGGATTCAGGGGAGGTTCCGGTGAAGCTTTcgaggaagatgaagaaatcCGCGAGCAGTAAATCGGCTTTTGGGCATTTCAAGGAAGATGACATTGTGGAGAAGCGTAGGCCGGCCACCGTGAAAGAGGCGAAGGTTGTCCCGACAGTGGATGAGGATGAGTTGGTTGATTCTAAGGCTGATGATTTTATCAACAAGTTTAAGCAGCAGTTGAAGTTGCAGAGGATTGATTCAATTATGAGGTATAAGGATATGGTTAACAAAGGAAGTAGCAAGTAA
- the LOC123916801 gene encoding probable 2-oxoglutarate-dependent dioxygenase AOP1, whose translation MGSEGNLMLPVLDFTKEDLKLGTNSWSSTCTSVRQAFEEYGCFIVVYDKASYYELQNGVFSSLKELFDLPTETKQRNIYEGKPLKGYVGQHPKIPLHESMGVDEGTTLEGIQSFAQKMWPNGNDKFCKYLFEYAKLVKELDEIVARMVFESYGVVEHYDKYIGSTSYLLRFLAHKAPEQVEPQLGFVSHTDKSFTTILHQNHVNGLVVETKDGSWIDVDFSSPTSFVVMAGDALMAWSNDRIKSPNHKVLMNGNEKRYSLGLFAFYKGLVQVPEELIDEEHPLQYKPFDHLALLNFGYSVNIKDFCGIVQL comes from the exons ATGGGTTCTGAAGGAAACCTGATGCTTCCTGTTCTTGATTTCACCAAAGAAGATTTAAAACTAGGGACAAATTCATGGTCATCAACATGCACAAGTGTGCGCCAAGCTTTTGAAGAGTATGGATGCTTCATAGTTGTGTATGATAAAGCTTCTTATTATGAACTTCAAAATGGTGTATTCAGTTCTTTGAAGGAGCTTTTTGATCTTCCAACAGAAACAAAACAGAGAAACATATATGAAGGGAAACCTTTGAAGGGATATGTAGGACAACACCCTAAGATTCCTCTCCATGAAAGCATGGGTGTAGATGAAGGAACAACACTTGAGGGAATTCAAAGTTTTGCTCAAAAAATGTGGCCTAATGGAAATGATAAATTTTG taaatatttgtttgaatatGCAAAGCTAGTGAAAGAACTAGATGAAATTGTGGCAAGAATGGTATTTGAAAGTTATGGTGTGGTGGAACACTATGACAAGTACATAGGATCCACAAGTTATCTCCTTAGGTTTTTGGCACACAAAGCACCTGAACAGGTGGAGCCTCAACTTGGTTTTGTGTCTCACACCGACAAGAGCTTCACAACTATTCTTCACCAAAATCATGTCAATGGACTCGTGGTGGAGACAAAGGATGGTAGTTGGATTGATGTTGATTTCTCTTCACCAACTTCCTTTGTTGTCATGGCTGGTGATGCACTCATG GCTTGGAGCAACGACAGAATAAAGTCTCCTAATCACAAAGTTTTGATGAATGGAAATGAAAAAAGGTACTCTCTTGGTCTGTTTGCCTTCTACAAAGGACTTGTTCAAGTACCTGAAGAGCTAATTGATGAGGAACATCCATTGCAATATAAGCCGTTTGATCATCTTGCATTACTCAATTTCGGTTATAGTGTTAATATCAAAGACTTTTGTGGCATTGTCCAACTTTAA